The following DNA comes from Novosphingobium sp. THN1.
CACGGCCAATGGCATTCGCGTAACGACGCACGTGACCAACACCGGCGCGCGCGAGGGAGAGGAAGTGGTGCAGGCCTATCTGCGCTTCCCCGAGCAGCCGGGTGCTCCACGCGTGGCGCTGCGCGGGATGCAACGCGTGTCGTTGAAGCCGGGCGAGAGCAGGGCGGTGACGCTGGAGCTTTCACCGCGCGATCTTTCAGCGGTGCGTCCGGACGGTGTGCGGCAGGTGTTTGCGGGCACCTATCGCTTGAACCTTGGCGGTGGGCAGCCCGACAGCGGACTGCCGGGTACCGAGACCACCTTCAGCGTGGACCGCGTGGTTGACCTGCCGAAGTGAGGCTCAGCGCGCTTCGCCTTGCCCCTCGTCAGGGTGAAGCGCCAACCTCTGTTCAGTAAGAATCTGCCAGCCGGTAAGGAACAGCGCGCCAACCACCGGGCCGACGACAATGCCAGACAGACCGAGAAGTTCGATCCCGCCCAGCGTGGTGACCAGCACCAGCCAATCGGGGATGCCGGTATCGCGGCCGACCAGCATCGGACGCAGGACATTGTCGGCAAGGCCGATGACGACCACGCCCGATGCGATGACCACCGCCCCCTGCCAGATCGCCCCGGTGGCAAAGAGATAGATCGCGACCGGACCCCAGACGATCGCAGGGCCAATGGCGGGCAGCAGCGCGGCAATGGCCATGAGCGCGCCCCACAGCAGCGAGGCGGGCAGGCCGACAATCGCAAAGGTGATCGCGCCCAGCGCGCCTTGGGCGAGGGCGACAAGCACCGAACCCTTGATTGTGGCGCGGACGACCGCGACGAAGCGCTCGACAAGGCGCCCCGCAACCGATGGCTCCAGCGGCATGGCGCGGACAATCTGCGGCCCGAGCTGGTAGCCATCGCGCAACAGGAAGAAGGTCACGTAAAGGCCCACGGCAAATGCGAGCAGGAACGAGGCAGCATCGGCTCCGATCGCCAAGGCGCGCTGCGTGATCATGCTGGCGCTGTTGCCAAGCGCTTCGGAAATCTTGCTCTGGGCCAGCTCGAACGTGCCGAAACCGGCATTTTCGACCAGGGCCTGCAGGCGCACCGGCAGCGCATCGTGGACCTGCTTGAAATAGGCGGCGAAGTTGATCTGGCCGGTGCGCATCTGTTCGAACACGCCCGAGGCCTGTTCCACCACCATCGTGCCGATCAGCATCGCCGGGATGATCACCGCGAACGTGATGATCAGCAGCGTCATCGTCGCAGCACGGCTGCGCTTTTCCGGCCAGCGTTCAAGCAGTCGCTCGTTCAGCGAATGGAACATTATCGCGGCAAGCGCGGCCCAGAGGATTGCGCCGATGAAGTGCGAGACCACCAACGTAAGCCCGACGGTGACGA
Coding sequences within:
- a CDS encoding AI-2E family transporter, with translation MLERNRIEKGGFVLFLVIVTVGLTLVVSHFIGAILWAALAAIMFHSLNERLLERWPEKRSRAATMTLLIITFAVIIPAMLIGTMVVEQASGVFEQMRTGQINFAAYFKQVHDALPVRLQALVENAGFGTFELAQSKISEALGNSASMITQRALAIGADAASFLLAFAVGLYVTFFLLRDGYQLGPQIVRAMPLEPSVAGRLVERFVAVVRATIKGSVLVALAQGALGAITFAIVGLPASLLWGALMAIAALLPAIGPAIVWGPVAIYLFATGAIWQGAVVIASGVVVIGLADNVLRPMLVGRDTGIPDWLVLVTTLGGIELLGLSGIVVGPVVGALFLTGWQILTEQRLALHPDEGQGEAR